In Syntrophotaleaceae bacterium, the DNA window GTGCGGAATGTCGATGTCAGCCATGATGACCTCATTGGGAGATTTCGGTCTTGGGGGCGTCACAGGTCCTGGTTGGCCCGGCGCAGCAGGCGGGGAGTATTGCCGAGCACCCGGACCGGAAGCCCGAGGGCCAGTTTCAGCTGCAGGTCCTGGTCCCAGGGATTGCGCAGTGCGGCCAGCCGCCGGATGGTGCCGAAGGGCAGTCGGCCCAGCTGAAACCAGGGGGAGGTCAGTCCGGTGCGGGGCAGGGGCATGTCGGTGCCGTAATGCAGCCGGTCGTGGTACTGCTCGTAGCGCAGGATGCGCTGCAGATGGCCGAGGCGGTTGATCTGGGTCAGGGCGGAAATGTCGCCGTGCAGGTTGGGGAACTTTTTCATCAGCGCCAGGAAACGGTCGAAGTTGCGCTCCACGCCGTTGCGGCCGTTGCTGGCGCAATGGGCGGCGATAACGGTCACCCCCTGTTCCAGGGGCAGTCGCAGTTTCTCCGGATCGGCCAGGGTGTTGTCGGCCCGGGTGAAGGATTCCTCCTCGCCCGTATGGCTGAGCAACGGCAGACCCAGTTCCGCCAGGCGCCGGTAAAAGGGGGTCAGCGAATTGTCCGAAGGGTCGATGCCCTGAATCGAAGGCAGCCATTTCAACAGCACCGCTCCGCGGGCAACCGCCCGCTCGAGGCGATCGAGAGCGTCGGGACGGTAGGGGTTGACGCTGGCGCCGAAGAGCAGGTTGGGATACTGCCGGCAGGCCTGCTCGACGAAAGTATCGGGGATATACAGTTCGGTGAGGTTTTCGTCGAATTGCCCGCTGCTGTCGACGGCGCCGTCCAGGGCGAAAACGACCGCCTGATGAACCGAGCTCGATTCGGCGAGCTGCTGCGACATGCGGCGCAATACCAGCATATCCCCTTCATTCTCCAACTCATTGGAGGTGACGCCGAACGCCTTGAGGTAGTAGCGGAATTTCCAGCTGCCGCGCATCTTGGCGGAGATCCGGCAGCCGCTGTTGCCGGCGCCGATACCGGCGGTGTGGCAGTGGATGTCGATGACTTTGTCCTGCATAAACCCCTCTCGTTTTTTTCTTTAATATGCGTAATCGTACTCGTACTCGTACTCGGCTTTTCAGGCTTCGAGTACGAGTACCGTCCCTTCGGGACTGAGTACGAGTACGATTAATTGACTACTGCTTTCTTCGCAGGAGCCGTGCCAATTTCGAGCCAAGGATAAATTTTGCTGAATTAAAAAGATAATTTTCTTTTCGGCGGCAGATCCATCCGTGGCAAATAAAACCTGTTGACAAAAAATGCATACACGATGCACATTTTGTGTATGAATCGTCAACGAAAATTGACGGTCGAGGACCGTCGGACCTTTGAACTGATCAACCGCGCCGCTTTCGCCAACCCCTTCGGCCCCGAACGGGAGGAGCTGGACCGGCAGATTTCCGGGGAGAATTCGAGCCTTGGGCGGGAACAGCTTTTTGACCGGGCCGTTGTCCGGGCAGGGGAGGTTCTGCGGCGCCTCGGACCTGCCGATCTGCGGCTTTATGATGCCGAGGACCGGGACATTCTGCGGCATGCCTTCCTGTTTGAAATCTTTCACCAGTT includes these proteins:
- a CDS encoding amidohydrolase family protein; protein product: MQDKVIDIHCHTAGIGAGNSGCRISAKMRGSWKFRYYLKAFGVTSNELENEGDMLVLRRMSQQLAESSSVHQAVVFALDGAVDSSGQFDENLTELYIPDTFVEQACRQYPNLLFGASVNPYRPDALDRLERAVARGAVLLKWLPSIQGIDPSDNSLTPFYRRLAELGLPLLSHTGEEESFTRADNTLADPEKLRLPLEQGVTVIAAHCASNGRNGVERNFDRFLALMKKFPNLHGDISALTQINRLGHLQRILRYEQYHDRLHYGTDMPLPRTGLTSPWFQLGRLPFGTIRRLAALRNPWDQDLQLKLALGLPVRVLGNTPRLLRRANQDL